In one Alosa alosa isolate M-15738 ecotype Scorff River chromosome 14, AALO_Geno_1.1, whole genome shotgun sequence genomic region, the following are encoded:
- the cd44a gene encoding CD44 antigen codes for MWNVFQFLTSGLLAVISPDASQVEYRSCSYAGVFHVRVSSNYSLTSQQADELCQSLYSSLATEDQIREAYSKGLDTCRYGWINDERMLMLQHELQPDCPSNGTGVMFLADTPESLSDAYCYDTSVTLDLDCEEAMAPQSVTPPDTQTTEESTAAVTSNPGPTDSVIEKATTDSSEGDDLETKNPTVQTDTETTPDAIEPIPEVQTPTGDPEDNKEDTTTPSKLIPTDADEVMEAIGVPVEPTTEEPTTVTKEGKEEAGDATTEANSEDSDGTDAAVGTDTATTDTATTDAATTSLDDTTTNSDLELPVSEDADDSFLLVNGTKSADVSTTTAPAGTLEPSEVNPSKQDEDEALALSTVSPVEGTTADTDTFTTSESEDTNAEGNPDSKEDSTTVVSPDDVPETTTETPADPDDVPETTTETPADPDVDLKEEIPNGNNISYGLPSPRGRMGPKDIESFTAPNPAAQEEGGTPAWLIIFSFVMSVGVLLCVFAAVGTRESWYGPLRQKVRGKDSSEETEKKAAVSLSTDQQQEMVTLMNRGPVQTNGRAEEFTVIALEEPPEKEFLA; via the exons TTGAGTATCGTTCTTGCAGCTATGCTGGTGTGTTTCATGTGCGGGTCAGTTCCAATTACTCGCTGACCTCTCAGCAGGCGGATGAGCTGTGTCAGAGCCTGTACAGCAGCCTCGCCACCGAGGACCAGATCAGAGAGGCCTATAGCAAAGGGCTGGATACGTGCAG GTATGGATGGATTAATGACGAGAGAATGTTAATGCTACAACATGAACTTCAGCCAGACTGCCCTTCCAATGGAACAGGGGTGATGTTTCTTGCAGACACACCAGAGTCTCTCTCTGATGCCTACTGCTATGATACCTCAG TTACATTAGATTTGGATTGTGAAGAAGCCATGGCTCCTCAATCTGTAACTccaccagacacacagacaactgAAGAGTCTACTGCAGCAGTAACAT CTAATCCTGGTCCTACTGACAGTGTAATTGAAAAGGCCACTACAGATTCTTCAGAAGGGGACGACCTTGAGACCAAAAACCCAActgtacagacagacacagaaacaaccCCTGATGCAATAGAGCCAATTCCTGAGGTCCAGACTCCCACAGGTGATCCTGAGGATAACAAGGAGGACACCACAACGCCTTCCAAATTAATCCCCACTGATGCTGATGAGGTAATGGAGGCCATTGGGGTACCTGTTGAGCCAACCACTGAAGAACCCACGACCGTAACCAAGGAGGGAAAAGAAGAGGCTGGGGATGCAACAACTGAGGCCAACTCAGAGGACAGTGATGGCACTGACGCTGCTGTGGGCACTGACACTGCTACCACTGACACTGCTACCACTGACGCTGCTACCACCAGTCTTGACGACACCACTACAAATAGTGACCTGGAACTTCCTGTATCTGAGGATGCAGATGATTCGTTTCTACTGGTGAATGGTACAAAGTCAGCAGACGTCTCCACCACCACGGCCCCTGCTGGAACTTTGGAGCCATCTGAAGTGAACCCCTCCAAGCAAGATGAAGATGAAGCCCTTGCACTCTCAACCGTTAGTCCAGTGGAGGGCACCACGGCCGATACTGACACATTTACAACTTCTGAGTCTGAAGATACCAATGCAGAAGGCAATCCAGACAGCAAGGAAGACAGCACCACTGTAGTGTCCCCCGATGATGTGCCAGAGACCACCACAGAGACTCCTGCTGACCCAGATGATGTGCCAGAGACCACCACAGAGACTCCTGCTGACCCAGATGTTGACTTGAAGGAGGAAATTCCAAATGGAAATAACATCAGCTATG GTCTTCCTTCTCCAAGAGGTCGGATGGGACCAAAGGACATTGAGTCATTCACTGCACCAAACCCAGCAGCTCAAGAGGAGGGTGGCACCCCTG CCTGGCTGATAATCTTCTCATTTGTCATGTCCGTTGGAgtcttgctctgtgtgtttgctgctgttGGCACCAGGGAAAG CTGGTATGGACCGCTACGTCAGAAAGTCAGAGGCAAGGACAGCAGTGAGGAAACTGAGAAAAAAGCAGCAGTGTCTTTGTCTACGGACCAGCAACAGGAAATGGTGACGCTCATGAACAGAGGTCCAGTCCAGACGAACGGCAGGGCAGAAGAGTTCACTGTGATTGCCCTGGAGGAGCCCCCAGAGAAAGAGTTCTTGGCATGA
- the slc1a2a gene encoding excitatory amino acid transporter 2a yields the protein MQKQVEVRMHENHLEPPMEKPEPACFGICQGLRKNLLLTITILGVIIGSVVGMLLRYISPLPADVIMVIGFPGEILMRMLKMLILPLIISSLITGLAGLDAKSSGRLGTRAMVYYMSTTVIAAVLGVILVLAIHPGNPKLKTNLGPGKKNDEVSSLDAFFDLIRNLFPENLVQACFQQISTVTSKTEIPPPTVMRNGRNVTRSPPTFTVKKSLQFRSGMNVLGLIGFFVAFGIIMGKMGEKAKLMLDFFNCLNEIVMRLVGLIMWYSPVGIACLICGKIISINDLEMVARQLGMYMVTVIVGLIIHGAIFLPLIYFVIVRENPYQFFMGIFQAWVTALGTASSAGTLPVTFRCLEENLGIDKRVTRFVLPVGATINMDGTALYEAVAAIFIAQMNGIDLDYGQIATVSLTATLASVGAASIPSAGLVTMILILTAVGLPTSDISLLVAVDWLLDRFRTSVNVVGDSYGAGIVYHLSKDELDTLDAQAKFDEMEMSKTQSFYENNTNQHVYTQRHSCPQVLIDDCKVTSNGSPAEFSVVEEEPWIRE from the exons ATGCAGAAGCAAGTTGAAGTCAGGATGCATGAGAATCATCTGGAGCCACCAATGGAAAAACCAGAGCCTGCCTGTTTTGGCATCTGCCAAGGGCTAAGGAAAAACCTCCTTCTTACAATAACAATCCTTg GTGTCATAATTGGGTCCGTGGTAGGGATGCTGCTGCGGTACATCTCGCCGCTCCCCGCAGATGTCATTATGGTCATTGGCTTCCCTGGAGAGATCCTGATGAGAATGCTGAAGATGCTCATCTTACCTCTCATCATTTCCAGTTTAATCACAG GCCTGGCAGGATTGGACGCAAAGTCGAGTGGACGCCTGGGGACGAGAGCCATGGTGTACTACATGTCCACCACGGTCATCGCTGCTGTTTTGGGGGTGATCCTAGTGCTTGCTATTCACCCAGGCAACCCTAAGCTGAAGACAAATCTTGGTCCAGGAAAGAAAAATGATGAGGTTTCAAGTTTAGATGCTTTCTTTGACCTCATCAGGAACCTCTTTCCAGAGAATCTGGTGCAGGCTTGCTTTCAGCAG atATCCACTGTAACGAGTAAGACTGAAATTCCTCCCCCTACCGTCATGCGGAATGGACGAAATGTCACTAGATCGCCACCAACATTTACTGTCAAAAAATCTCTGCAGTTCAGGAGTGGAATGAATGTATTAG GCCTCATTGGCTTCTTTGTGGCATTTGGGATCATCATGGGCAAGATGGGAGAGAAGGCCAAGCTGATGCTGGACTTCTTCAACTGCCTCAATGAGATCGTCATGAGACTCGTTGGCTTGATCATGTG GTACTCTCCTGTTGGTATTGCCTGTCTCATCTGTGGGAAGATCATCTCCATTAATGATCTGGAGATGGTGGCCCGTCAGCTGGGGATGTACATGGTCACAGTCATCGTGGGTCTCATCATCCATGGTGCCATATTCCTGCCGTTGATATACTTCGTCATAGTTAGAGAAAATCCCTACCAGTTCTTCATGGGAATTTTCCAAGCCTGGGTCACTGCTTTGGGAACAGCGTCCAG TGCTGGTACTCTGCCTGTCACATTCCGATGCCTTGAGGAAAACCTTGGCATTGATAAGAGAGTGACTCGGTTTGTGCTCCCTGTTGGTGCAACCATTAACATGGATGGTACAGCTCTCTATGAAGCCGTGGCAGCCATTTTCATTGCTCAGATGAATGGAATTGATCTTGATTATGGTCAGATTGCCACAGTCAG CTTAACGGCCACGCTAGCTAGTGTGGGTGCAGCTAGTATTCCAAGTGCTGGTTTGGTGACCATGATTCTGATCCTGACTGCTGTGGGACTGCCTACCTCAGACATCAGTTTGCTGGTGGCAGTTGACTGGCTTCT GGATCGGTTCAGAACTTCAGTGAACGTTGTTGGTGATTCCTATGGTGCTGGAATTGTTTACCACCTTTCGAAAGATGAGTTGGACACTCTTGATGCACAGGCTAAATTCGATGAAATGGAGATGTCAAAAACGCAGTCCTTttatgaaaacaataccaaccagCACGTATACACCCAACGCCACTCCTGCCCACAAGTACTGATTGATGACTGCAAG GTAACCTCAAATGGCTCCCCTGCGGAGTTCTCTGTTGTTGAGGAGGAACCTTGGATACGCGAGTAA